In the genome of Anabaena cylindrica PCC 7122, the window CACACTGCAAATTGTATCTTAATTATCCCTGTTTATCCTACCTTCTGCACCCTAAACTTTATTAAATAAACAATTCCACCTATGGGGATAGAAAGCACGAATGAAATTATCAATATCAGAATAAATTCACCCATTTATTTTAGGACTTACGCAAGTGTCACACCAAACACCTATTTTATGGTGCGTCAAATATCAAATATCTGTTTATTTGCAGGATTTGTCAGGTCTGACGCACCCTACCAATATGCCAGTTGCGTAAGTCCTGTATTTTACTTTTGATCAGAAGTTAAATTATATTTTACAGCGTCCAATCTTCGATTTTGAGTCCTGGAATTTGAGTAAAATCTTTTTGATTACGGGTAACAACTGTAGCACCAATAGATAAAGCGATAGCTCCAATCCGAATATCTTTTTGGAGACGATTTTTTCGTAGGGGTGGATTATCTTTTAATAATTGTTTGAGACAATGATCCGCTTCTGGTGTAAAGTCCAATATTTCCATAGTTTGGAGATATTTTACAGTAGTCCAAAATTTTGAATAGAGTTGAGGAAGATTATTTATTTGGGAAGGATCGTTAATCCTGTTAACCCAACCATTAAATAGTTCTTGAACAGTTATAATTGTTATCGCTACCTGATGTTGTGCTGTGTTAGCAATCAGTTGGGGATGATTTATAAAGAATTAGTGAAACACAATCTGTATCGAGAATATATAAATCAACCATCTCCAACTTCTATAGGTAATAGGAAGAATCAATTTCTGAGTCATCATCTGTAGTGCGTTCTGCACGAATTGATTCTGTAATGGCTGTAAAATCTATATCATCTTGAAAGATACCGGCAAATTTCATCCAAGCTGGTTCTGATATTTGAAGTGGTACTTGCCATGAAATCGCTTCTATATTTTTTAATCGTTCTAAAAATGTGGCTTGAATTTGAGCAATAGCAGATTCTCTTGTTTCTGCTTGTACTCGACAGTCGGGAAATTCTTTAATAGATGCGGCAATTTGTCCAGATGTGAGTGGTTCTATCAGAAGTGTGACTTTAAGGTTACTAAATACGTCAGATTGTGGTTGCTCTAGGTTGATCATGTTAATTTGGGAATGATTCAACTATAAGGTGATTGTAACACTCATGATGCGATCGCCTAATTTGAAATTCAGAAAAATTAAGAGCGATCGCTTCCTTGACAGGTAAAATAAATGTAATCAAAAAAAAGAGGTCATTACTGACCCCTGACAAAATCGAAATAAAATAATATCTGATTTATAGGAATTAAGATAAACCAGCATTAGTACCTTGCTTACCAGTTGCCAATTCTACCTTAACAATTGTGCCACCCATTTTTTGAATCCGTTGTTGTTCACGGAACCAATTTTCATAAGGAACTA includes:
- a CDS encoding type II toxin-antitoxin system VapC family toxin — encoded protein: MEILDFTPEADHCLKQLLKDNPPLRKNRLQKDIRIGAIALSIGATVVTRNQKDFTQIPGLKIEDWTL
- a CDS encoding phycobilisome linker polypeptide, with the translated sequence MARLFKITACVPSLTRTRTQRELQNTYFTKLVPYENWFREQQRIQKMGGTIVKVELATGKQGTNAGLS